One Bos indicus x Bos taurus breed Angus x Brahman F1 hybrid chromosome 6, Bos_hybrid_MaternalHap_v2.0, whole genome shotgun sequence genomic window carries:
- the PPBP gene encoding platelet basic protein: MSLRPDATSSYTVPSPLPVLQVLLLMSLLLVMLVPSTNGKLSSKERFLHIELRCLCVKTISGIPSSNIQSLEVNRAGPHCNKVEVIAELKNGKKICLNPEGPRIKKIVQKILEDGGLAA, encoded by the exons ATGAGCCTCAGACCTGACGCCACCTCCTCATATACCGTGCCCAGCCCGCTTCCTGTCCTACAGGTGTTGCTGCTGATGTCACTGCTCCTGGTGATGCTGGTTCCCTCCACCAATGGAAAAC TTAGCAGTAAAGAGAGATTTCTACATATTGAACTTCGCTGCTTGTGTGTGAAGACCATCTCTGGCATTCCTTCCAGTAACATCCAAAGTTTGGAGGTCAACAGGGCAGGACCCCACTGCAACAAAGTCGAAGTAAT AGCCGAGTTgaagaatgggaagaaaatctgCCTGAATCCGGAAGGCCCCCGAATCAAGAAAATAGTCCAGAAAATATTGGAAGATGGTGGGTTAGCTGCTtaa